Genomic segment of Terriglobia bacterium:
GGCAGTTGTTCCGCCCCTGTCGGTGGTCGCCGTTGAGCACGGCAACTGGGTTGACCTGACCTGGGTCTATAACCGTGACATGTTTGACCACTGGCGCGTGGAGCAAATGGCCGGCCACCACGCGCGGGTCATTGAAGCGCTGGCGAAAGGATGACATGCCGCGCGGAACCAGATGTGACGGGTCTGAGGGGTGCCAATGGATTTTTGCAATGGAATGGAACGATGAAGGGTGACTGAAATGCGACTCGATCAGGCCATCGGAGACCTGGATCTGCTTGGAGAAGAAGAACGGCGGCGGATCCTCCAGGAATGGAACCAAACGGAACAGGAAATTCCGGAGACAACAGTACCCGAGCTGTTCGAAGGCCGGGCAGAAAAGACCCCGGAGCACACGGCCATTCTGTGGGATGGCTCCCCAGTAAGCTATCGGCAGTTGAATGAAGAAGCGAACCGCCTGGCGCACTTTCTGATCCGGCAGGGAGCGGGACCGGAGAAGCTCATCGCCTTGTGCCTTCCGCGGTCGCCTCAGATGATCATAGCTTTGCTGGCGATCTTAAAATCCGGGGCGGCTTATCTCCCTCTCGATCCGGAAAATCCTCCCGCGCGCATGGAGCAACTGCTTGCCGGCTCCGGCGCCCTCCTGTCGCTGGCGAACTCTGAAACGGCCCCACGCCTGCCCGAATCTTTTCCTCGCATTCAACTCGATGAGCCCGAATGGAGAAGCCTTTCGCGGGACAGCGCTTGCGGGAACCCGGGGCGCCAGGGCGGCTCATTTCTACGGCCGGACAACGCTGCTTACGTAACCTACACTTCGGGTTCCAGCGGGAGACCTAAAGGCGTCATGGTCAGCCATCGGGCGATCTTGCGGCTTGTCAAGCGGCCCAATTATGCGCGGCTGGACGAGGGCGATATTTTTCTGGTGGTTTCACCATTGTTTTTTGACGCTTCTACGTTCGAGATCTGGGGCGCCTTGCTGAATGGAGCGGCGTGCGCGTTGTTTCCGGAGAGAATTCCGGGCGTCGCCGAGCTAGGCTCGTTTCTCAGGCGGCAGGCGGCCAGCACGCTTTTCCTGACCACTGCGCTTTTCAACGTTGTGGTGGACGAGGGCATGGAAGTTTTGCGAGGTGTCCGGCAGGTGCTTTTTGGAGGAGAAGCCTCCTCGCCCATGCACGTGCGCCGCGCGCAGGAAGCCTTGCCGGAGACCCGAATTATCCACGTGTATGGCCCAACGGAGTGCACAACGTTTGCCACGCATTATCCGGTGGCGGGGCCTCCGGCTGAGAGAGAGACAGCCATCCCCATCGGAAAGCCGAACAGCAATACGCGGGTGTACGTGCTGGGGCCGAATTTCGATCCACAGCCGCTCGGAGTGGCCGGAGAGCTTTATCTGGCGGGGTCCGGATTGGCGCGATGCTATCACCGTCGTCCTGAACTCACGGCAGAGCGCTTCATCGCGGACCCGTATGGGCCGGCAGGAAGCCGCATGTACCGTACCGGCGACGTGGTGCTGTGGAGAAACGACGGCAACCTGGAATATCTGGGACGGGCCGACCAGCAGGTGAAACTGCGGGGCTTCCGCATCGAACCGGGTGAAATTGAGAGCGCGCTGCGCGAGATCCCCGCAGTAAAGGATGCGGCCGTCATCCTGTGCGAACAGAAAAGCACAGGCAAGCGCCTGGTGGCTTACGTGGTCGCGAAGAGCGAAAGCGGCCTGGATGCAAGGGGATTACGGCAGGAACTGGCGCGAAAGCTGCCGGACTACATGGTGCCGTCCGGAATCATGCTGCTGCCAAGCCTGCCGCTGACGGCGAATGGAAAAATCGATCGCAAAAAACTTCCGGCGCCGGACCTTGCGGGAAACGAGGAGCGGCGGCTGCCGCGCACGCCGGAAGAGGAAATCCTGTGCGGGATCTTCGCCGAAGTCCTAGGGCAGGAGCAGGTGGGCGTAGAGGAAAACTTTTTCGAACTGGGCGGGCATTCGCTTATGGCAACGCGCTTGGTGAGCCGCATACGAAGCGCATGGGGAGTGAACCTTGCCCTGGACACGTTTTTCCGCGCGGCCAGCGTGTCTCAACTGCTTCCGGAACTGCGGCGCGCCGTGGCGCATCGAGCCCTGGACCGGCAGAAGCGTCCGGAGCGCTTGCCACTCTCCTTCGCGCAGCAAAGGCTGTGGTTCCTGGACCAGTTGGGCGGCGGCAGCACGGAATACAACATGCCCGAGGCGCTGCGCCTGAAAGGCAAGCTGGACCTGAAAGCGCTGGAGCGCGCGGTTAACCGGATCGTGCAACGGCATGAAAGTCTGCGCACACACTTCGCGATGGTGGAAGACGAGCCGGCGCAGGTGATCGAGCCGGAGCGGCGGATTGAAATGAAGATAGAAGACCTGCGCAGGATGAGCCCCGCCGAACAGGACGCGGCTGTGCGGCAGGCAATGCAGCGGGAATTGGATGAGAAGTTTGACTTGTCGCATGGCCCGCTGCTGCGCGCGAAGGTGCTGAAGCTGGGCGAGGAAGAGCATGTCTTTCTACGCACGGTGCACCACATCGTCTCCGATGGATGGTCCGAGGGAACGTTCAGCCGCGAACTCCAGGTGCTCTACGCGGCATATGCGAAAGGCGAAGAGGACCCGCTGCCGGAGCTGAAATTCCAGTACGCCGATTACGCGCTGTGGCAAAGACAATCGGCGCAAAAAGGCTGTTTGGAAGAAGGGCTGCAGTACTGGAAAGAAGCCCTTGAAGGAATGCCGGAACGGCTGGAACTGCCGGCGGACAGGCCGCGCGCGGGGGAGCAGACATTCGCGGCGGGGGTGCGCTTTGTGACCCTCTCCGCCGCGTTAGCCGACACGCTCCGCCGGCTCTGCAAAGAGGCGCATGCAACGTTGTACATGGCGCTGCTGGCCGGATTCGCGGTG
This window contains:
- a CDS encoding amino acid adenylation domain-containing protein encodes the protein MRLDQAIGDLDLLGEEERRRILQEWNQTEQEIPETTVPELFEGRAEKTPEHTAILWDGSPVSYRQLNEEANRLAHFLIRQGAGPEKLIALCLPRSPQMIIALLAILKSGAAYLPLDPENPPARMEQLLAGSGALLSLANSETAPRLPESFPRIQLDEPEWRSLSRDSACGNPGRQGGSFLRPDNAAYVTYTSGSSGRPKGVMVSHRAILRLVKRPNYARLDEGDIFLVVSPLFFDASTFEIWGALLNGAACALFPERIPGVAELGSFLRRQAASTLFLTTALFNVVVDEGMEVLRGVRQVLFGGEASSPMHVRRAQEALPETRIIHVYGPTECTTFATHYPVAGPPAERETAIPIGKPNSNTRVYVLGPNFDPQPLGVAGELYLAGSGLARCYHRRPELTAERFIADPYGPAGSRMYRTGDVVLWRNDGNLEYLGRADQQVKLRGFRIEPGEIESALREIPAVKDAAVILCEQKSTGKRLVAYVVAKSESGLDARGLRQELARKLPDYMVPSGIMLLPSLPLTANGKIDRKKLPAPDLAGNEERRLPRTPEEEILCGIFAEVLGQEQVGVEENFFELGGHSLMATRLVSRIRSAWGVNLALDTFFRAASVSQLLPELRRAVAHRALDRQKRPERLPLSFAQQRLWFLDQLGGGSTEYNMPEALRLKGKLDLKALERAVNRIVQRHESLRTHFAMVEDEPAQVIEPERRIEMKIEDLRRMSPAEQDAAVRQAMQRELDEKFDLSHGPLLRAKVLKLGEEEHVFLRTVHHIVSDGWSEGTFSRELQVLYAAYAKGEEDPLPELKFQYADYALWQRQSAQKGCLEEGLQYWKEALEGMPERLELPADRPRAGEQTFAAGVRFVTLSAALADTLRRLCKEAHATLYMALLAGFAVLLSRYSGQEEIVVGSPIANRQDEQLEELIGFFVNTLAMWLHVRPEMSFRELLVETRKTALEGYRHQEVPFEKLVEELSPERNLNVMPMLQVVFALQNAPWQQQKFEGLEVVVEKPERMLVRFDLEVHAWEQGGEVGLYWLYNRGLFDEWRIEQMSAHYGQHLHALCAQPDKPLHEIDILTPAEANRVLKDFNKHE